One genomic region from Conexibacter woesei Iso977N encodes:
- a CDS encoding SRPBCC family protein, translated as MARNERLIPASPERVFAVLSDPDSYGHWVVGSDTIRDADPEWPRVGARFHHRIGVGPFKLNDHTEVIAMEPDRHLELHAKARPLGTAHVVLDLERRGGGTNVTMVEDAGDRLTKLVFNPLTHFLVRRRNDESLRRLEELAVGR; from the coding sequence ATGGCACGCAACGAGCGGTTGATCCCGGCGTCCCCCGAACGCGTCTTCGCGGTCCTGTCGGACCCGGACTCCTACGGCCACTGGGTCGTGGGCTCCGACACGATCCGCGACGCCGACCCGGAGTGGCCGCGCGTCGGCGCGCGCTTCCACCACCGCATCGGCGTCGGGCCGTTCAAGCTCAACGACCACACCGAGGTGATCGCGATGGAGCCCGATCGCCACCTGGAGCTGCACGCCAAGGCGCGGCCGCTGGGCACCGCCCACGTGGTCCTGGACCTGGAGCGCCGCGGCGGCGGGACGAACGTCACGATGGTCGAGGACGCGGGCGATCGCCTGACCAAGTTGGTGTTCAACCCGCTGACGCACTTCCTCGTCAGGCGGCGCAACGACGAGTCGCTGCGCCGGCTGGAGGAGCTCGCGGTCGGGCGCTAG